A stretch of Pristiophorus japonicus isolate sPriJap1 chromosome 12, sPriJap1.hap1, whole genome shotgun sequence DNA encodes these proteins:
- the LOC139277080 gene encoding myb-related transcription factor, partner of profilin-like encodes MEMLKKKSKCRNIKKDGRLWAPAIDETELPVLLENITERYSDLTKGGPGKPSPKEYNRIWDEIGEAVSSTSTMVHTGERCRRRWNDPTRVARKTSAIAANQQPTGGGPQMQEPVTEIEIRALSLVGDSNCATIGIGADPATQDDLEDSDQTSTERSDDRPTASTSGVIQRSPDFNPARDDEEERAVDPGASGGGGGDGGGYISSMWACWNILYD; translated from the exons atggaaatgctgaaaaaaaaGTCGAAGTGCAGGAACATCAAGAAGGACGGGAGGTTGTGGGCGCCCGCCATCGACGAGACGGAGCTACCTGTCCTGctggagaatattacagagagatactccgacttaacgAAGGGTGGTCCTGGAAAGCCCTCCCCAAAGGAGTACAATAGGATATGGGATGAgattggggaggctgtgtcctccacaagtacaatggtacacactggggaaaggtgccgtaGGAGGTGGAACGACCCgacgagggtagcaaga aagacatctgcaatagcagccaatCAGCAGCCTACCGGGGGAGGACCCCAAATGCAAGagccagtgacagagatagagatccgtgccctgtcgttggtcggggatagcaactgtgccaccattggcattggagctgacccagccACAcaagatg acttggaggattcagaccagacctccacaGAGAgatcagacgacagacccactgcctccacctctggtgtcatCCAACGCTCTCCTGACTTCaaccctgccagagatgatgaggaagaaagagcagttgatcctggagccagtggaggtgggggtggagatggaggaggatacatcAGCTCCATGTGGGCCTGCTGGAACATCCTCTACGACTGA